In one Silene latifolia isolate original U9 population chromosome 10, ASM4854445v1, whole genome shotgun sequence genomic region, the following are encoded:
- the LOC141607960 gene encoding uncharacterized protein LOC141607960 encodes MPPKNNYHPALAVTQIRNHITVTLGMDNDQYPLWVALFTNHTKATRVLHHIIETESGKPPVPTTADEKELWDAIDATVLQWIYATVSTELLETIVESESTAMECWTRVQRIFQDNQYSRAVTLEQEFSGTSMADFASVSAYCQRLKALADQLKNVGSLVTNNRLVLKLVSGLTSAYLGEGTVIRQANPLPEFYRARSMLTLEEAGLAKAAASSALYAKHNDDGDSSSSILGKPPNSSNKNKGGHNKKKRRREQGE; translated from the coding sequence ATGCCTCCCAAAAACAATTATCACCCTGCTCTCGCCGTTACGCAGATTCGCAATCACATCACCGTTACCCTTGGCATGGATAATGACCAATATCCGCTTTGGGTCGCTCTCTTCACGAACCACACAAAAGCCACACGCGTGCTTCACCATATCATCGAGACAGAATCCGGCAAGCCACCGGTGCCTACGACAGCCGATGAGAAGGAGTTGTGGGATGCTATTGATGCTACGGTCCTTCAATGGATCTATGCGACGGTTAGCACGGAACTTCTTGAAACAATTGTCGAATCAGAGTCTACTGCCATGGAATGTTGGACTCGGGTTCAACgaatttttcaagataatcaatACAGCCGTGCCGTCACTCTCGAGCAAGAGTTCTCCGGCACGTCTATGGCGGATTTCGCATCCGTCTCAGCATACTGTCAACGTTTGAAGGCACTTGCTGATCAATTGAAGAACGTCGGTTCACTGGTCACCAATAATCGTCTTGTTCTTAAACTTGTCTCCGGTCTCACATCGGCATACCTGGGAGAGGGAACAGTCATTCGACAAGCCAACCCGCTTCCTGAGTTTTATCGCGCTCGCTCCATGCTCACTCTCGAAGAAGCCGGCCTCGCCAAAGCTGCTGCCTCTTCTGCCTTGTACGCCAAACACAACGATGATGGCGACTCATCATCCTCAATTCTAGGTAAGCCTCCTAATTCCTCTAACAAGAATAAGGGTGGTCATAATAAGAAGAAAAGGAGGCGGGAACAAGGGGAATAA
- the LOC141609097 gene encoding auxin-binding protein ABP19a-like: MAISRVVFLLSVLVLFTVSTATSVVDFCVADYQFPKGPAGFPCKNPANLTVDDFVYSGLGVRGDTNNIFKLGATFAVDTTFPALNGLGLSMTRLDLGVGGVVPIHSHRVSELILVIDGPIISGFIDENNVAYYKKLNKGDIMIFPQSMLHFQVNVGKKPALAFVSLNSANPGFQTTSVSLFGNDLPTNVIEKITLLDAKQVKKLKKIFGGTN, translated from the coding sequence ATGGCAATATCGAGAGTTGTGTTCCTATTGTCAGTCCTAGTCCTTTTTACAGTATCAACTGCCACCTCAGTCGTGGACTTCTGCGTAGCAGACTACCAATTCCCCAAGGGACCTGCCGGATTTCCATGTAAGAATCCGGCAAATTTAACAGTTGACGACTTTGTTTACTCAGGATTAGGTGTTCGTGGAGACACGAATAACATCTTCAAACTCGGTGCGACTTTTGCAGTCGACACAACATTCCCAGCTTTAAACGGGTTGGGCCTGTCTATGACCCGGCTCGACCTAGGTGTGGGTGGAGTAGTCCCGATCCACAGTCATCGTGTATCGGAGCTTATTTTGGTAATTGATGGTCCAATTATTTCCGGGTTTATTGACGAAAATAATGTTGCCTACTATAAGAAGTTAAATAAGGGTGACATAATGATATTCCCACAAAGTATGTTACATTTTCAAGTAAATGTGGGTAAAAAACCAGCTCTTGCATTTGTAAGCTTGAACAGTGCTAATCCTGGTTTCCAAACTACTAGCGTTTCTTTGTTTGGAAACGATTTGCCTACGAATGTGATCGAGAAGATCACTTTGTTGGATGCTAAACAGGTGAAGAAGTTGAAGAAAATCTTCGGTGGTACTAACTGA
- the LOC141607961 gene encoding uncharacterized protein LOC141607961, with amino-acid sequence MQWNKAAIGKYVWWVMQKKDHLWVKWVHNIYIKHRYWLDYSLNVGASWAWRSICRVKEELRVGYSDGWWLEEDGVYTISKGYQWLRGDKANVEWCKWVWSILGILKHNFITWLAVLKRLLTKDRMCKMFNYIEEECDLCGNGKEDNHHLFFTCPYMEDIGEWWTRKQFHSQIEADSIAAVLGALFYNIWWVRNTCRLTRAVIRPEVVLQKIKEDIKHMILAHNQGPQLNWLNL; translated from the exons ATGCAATGGAATAAGGCTGCCATTGGAAAATATGTATGGTGGGTGATGCAGAAAAAGGACCACTTATGGGTCAAATGGGTTCATAACATTTATATAAAACATAGGTATTGGCTAGATTACAGCCTTAATGTGGGTGCTAGTTGGGCCTGGAGAAGTATATGTAGAGTGAAAGAGGAATTGAGAGTGGGATATAGTGATGGCTGGTGGCTTGAGGAGGATGGGGTATATACAATCTCTAAGGGTTACCAGTGGTTGAGGGGAGACAAAGCCAATGTGGAATGGTGTAAGTGGGTATGGTCCATACTGGGAATCCTTAAACACAATTTCATCACCTGGCTGGCTGTTTTGAAACGATTACTCACTAAGGACAGGATGTGTAAGATGTTTAATTACATAGAAGAAGAATGTGACTTGTGTGGAAATGGAAAAGAGGATAATCATCACCTGTTTTTCACCTGCCCATACA TGGAGGACATTGGTGAATGGTGGACTAGGAAACAGTTTCATTCCCAGATTGAGGCTGATAGTATAGCTGCTGTTCTAGGAGCTTTATTTTACAACATCTGGTGGGTACGAAACACTTGCAGACTGACACGGGCTGTGATCAGACCTGAAGTTGTTTTGCAAAAGATCAAGGAAGACATTAAGCACATGATCCTAGCTCATAATCAGGGTCCTCAATTGAATTGGCTTAATCTCTAG
- the LOC141607963 gene encoding uncharacterized protein LOC141607963, with protein sequence MFQIATKLKRLKKQFKLLNKDQFSDVQNNARILRLALKDIQKKLVDTPLDPILIGSKKEILKDYSMMKEASYSFLAQKAKLQWIKEGDDNTSYFHSTIKRRRSMNKVIKIEDKDETLCSSMEYINMAFEDYFKSILGESKAVIHIHIPTVRKGNILLEEHIESLRKPVTGEVLCSPRVIMKLDLQKAYDTVGWSFLAEM encoded by the exons ATGTTTCAAATTGCAACTAAATTAAAGAGATTAAAGAAACAGTTCAAATTGTTGAATAAGGATCAATTTAGTGATGTGCAGAACAATGCTAGAATTCTGAGACTGGCTCTGAAGGATATTCAAAAGAAATTAGTTGACACTCCTCTGGACCCTATACTTATAGGATCTAAAAAGGAAATTCTAAAAGATTATAGTATGATGAAAGAAGCCAGCTATTCTTTTCTTGCTCAGAAGGCAAAACTGCAATGGATAAAAGAAGGTGATGATAATACCTCTTATTTCCATTCTACAATCAAGAGGAGGAGGAGCATGAATAAGGTAATTAAAATTGAGGATAAGGATGAAACTCTATGTTCTTCAATGGAGTATATCAATATGGCTTTTGAAGATTATTTCAAGAGTATATTGGGAGAGAGCAAAGCTGTCATACATATTCACATCCCTACTGTAAGGAAAGGGAACATTCTCTTAGAAGAACACATTGAGAGCCTGAGAAAACCTGTTACTGGTGA AGTTCTCTGCTCCCCAAGAGTGATTATGAAGCTGGATTTGCAGAAGGCTTATGACACTGTTGGGTGGAGTTTCCTGGCAGAGATGTAA